From Solwaraspora sp. WMMD1047, the proteins below share one genomic window:
- a CDS encoding DNA polymerase III subunit gamma and tau, whose product MALALYRKYRPRTFAEVIGQEHVTEPLSQALRSGRLHHAYLFSGPRGCGKTSSARILARSLNCEQGPTPEPCGRCESCRSLATDGGSIDVLEIDAASHGGVDDARELRERAVFAPATSRFKIYVIDEAHMVSSAGFNALLKLVEEPPEYVKFIFATTEPEKVLGTIKSRTHHYPFRLIPPGVLRPYLEQLTAAEGVKVEPAVFPLVVRAGGGSARDSLSVLDQLIAGAGPEGVSYARAVALLGVTDSALIDEMCDALAAGDGAAAYATVDRVAEAGHDPRRFAADLLERLRDLIVLQQVPDAATKGLIDAPSDQLERMTAQAERLGPATLSRCADIVHDGLVEMRGTTAPRLLLELICARMLLPGAEDSTRGLLQRLERMERRLTLTGDTPPPPAASTPPQDPHPVRTPAPTPAAEVPEPPAPQVGSPPPNAPASPAPPVSRPPSAAPASAPAAQPVAARPVPPEAVMPDPGTPDPEVPGSAAPGELDAAAVRRVWGDIVAMINRTNKRLAALVRDAVVRDLDGETLVLTMKSSVLANMVTANAEVLTNALYEELGGRWQIRCEVAGDQRAAGPSRSAPAAAPRNAPPASTPPAGRTAVPNGATAPATDRAPRTRPTAQEPSGGGDDDWPEPVPPGGLGNPASSGSTPPDGPAGSGPTSGGPVPGGANLGGDGTQADSSAGGGEEEWPEPVRLGGPNSTPDAGAAPGGRGGARPSDDSGANSTGSAGSPAPATRAGTGRVGAGLAAARAAAAGRGGPKSSAAPKTADQDWAGEPPYDPDYDGPPGSAAPVASAATAQSSYEGFDPGDEPLDEVVDEKTARQTSEQQAVQLFEQAFRAERIGEIEVGRS is encoded by the coding sequence GTGGCATTGGCGCTCTACCGCAAGTACCGGCCGCGCACGTTCGCCGAGGTGATCGGCCAGGAGCACGTGACCGAGCCGCTGTCGCAGGCGCTGCGCAGCGGCCGGCTGCACCACGCGTACCTCTTCTCCGGGCCGCGCGGCTGCGGCAAGACCTCCAGCGCCCGCATCCTGGCCCGCTCGCTCAACTGTGAGCAGGGCCCCACCCCGGAGCCCTGCGGCAGATGTGAATCGTGCCGGTCGCTGGCCACCGACGGCGGCTCGATCGACGTTCTGGAGATCGACGCGGCCAGTCACGGTGGTGTTGATGATGCCCGTGAGCTGCGGGAACGTGCCGTCTTCGCGCCGGCCACCAGCCGTTTCAAGATCTACGTCATCGACGAGGCGCACATGGTCTCGTCGGCCGGCTTCAACGCCCTGCTCAAGCTGGTCGAGGAGCCGCCGGAGTACGTCAAGTTCATCTTCGCCACCACCGAGCCGGAGAAGGTCCTCGGCACGATCAAGTCGCGGACCCACCACTACCCGTTCCGGCTGATCCCGCCCGGCGTGCTGCGGCCGTACCTGGAGCAGTTGACGGCGGCCGAGGGGGTCAAGGTCGAACCGGCGGTCTTCCCGCTGGTGGTGCGGGCCGGCGGCGGCAGCGCCCGGGACTCACTGTCGGTGCTCGACCAGCTCATCGCCGGCGCCGGCCCGGAGGGCGTCAGCTACGCCCGCGCGGTCGCCCTGCTCGGGGTCACCGACTCGGCACTCATCGACGAGATGTGCGACGCGCTGGCGGCCGGTGACGGCGCGGCCGCCTACGCCACCGTCGACCGGGTCGCCGAGGCCGGCCACGACCCTCGCCGGTTCGCCGCCGACCTGCTGGAACGCCTCCGCGACCTGATCGTCCTGCAGCAGGTCCCGGACGCCGCGACCAAGGGCCTGATCGACGCCCCGAGCGACCAGTTGGAGCGGATGACCGCCCAGGCCGAACGCCTCGGCCCGGCCACCCTCTCCCGCTGCGCCGACATCGTGCACGACGGCCTGGTCGAGATGCGCGGTACCACCGCCCCCCGCCTGCTGCTGGAGCTGATCTGCGCCCGGATGCTGCTGCCCGGCGCCGAGGACTCCACCCGCGGCCTCCTGCAACGCCTCGAACGCATGGAACGCCGCCTCACCCTCACCGGCGACACCCCACCGCCGCCCGCCGCCTCCACCCCACCCCAAGACCCCCATCCGGTACGCACACCAGCTCCCACACCTGCAGCGGAGGTACCCGAACCACCCGCTCCCCAGGTCGGCTCCCCGCCCCCGAACGCCCCCGCCTCGCCTGCCCCACCGGTGTCCCGGCCGCCCTCCGCCGCCCCAGCTTCCGCGCCGGCCGCCCAGCCGGTGGCTGCCCGGCCGGTGCCGCCGGAGGCGGTGATGCCGGACCCTGGTACCCCCGATCCGGAGGTGCCTGGCTCGGCAGCCCCCGGTGAGCTGGACGCCGCCGCCGTCCGGCGGGTCTGGGGCGACATCGTCGCGATGATCAACCGGACCAACAAGCGGCTCGCCGCCCTGGTCCGGGACGCGGTCGTTCGGGACCTCGACGGCGAGACGCTGGTGCTGACCATGAAGTCGTCGGTGCTGGCCAACATGGTCACCGCCAACGCCGAGGTGCTCACCAACGCCCTCTACGAGGAGCTGGGCGGTCGCTGGCAGATCCGCTGCGAGGTGGCCGGTGACCAGCGCGCCGCCGGCCCGTCCCGGTCGGCCCCGGCCGCCGCACCCCGCAACGCGCCGCCGGCATCCACGCCGCCGGCCGGCCGAACCGCCGTGCCGAACGGGGCGACGGCACCGGCCACCGACCGGGCGCCCCGGACCCGGCCCACCGCCCAGGAGCCCAGCGGCGGCGGTGACGACGACTGGCCTGAACCGGTCCCACCGGGCGGCCTCGGCAACCCTGCTTCGTCGGGTAGCACCCCGCCAGACGGCCCGGCCGGGAGCGGTCCGACGTCGGGTGGCCCTGTGCCTGGTGGCGCAAACCTGGGCGGCGACGGGACGCAGGCGGACAGCTCAGCCGGGGGAGGCGAGGAGGAGTGGCCCGAGCCGGTCCGGCTCGGCGGGCCGAACTCCACCCCGGACGCGGGGGCGGCTCCGGGCGGCCGAGGTGGGGCGCGCCCGTCCGATGACTCCGGTGCAAACTCGACCGGATCGGCCGGATCACCGGCCCCGGCGACCCGGGCGGGCACGGGCCGGGTGGGCGCCGGGCTCGCCGCCGCCCGTGCGGCGGCGGCCGGTCGCGGTGGCCCGAAGTCCTCGGCCGCTCCAAAGACCGCTGACCAGGACTGGGCCGGCGAGCCGCCGTACGACCCGGACTACGACGGCCCGCCCGGATCCGCTGCCCCGGTGGCCAGCGCCGCCACCGCCCAGTCCAGCTACGAGGGATTCGACCCGGGCGATGAACCGCTGGACGAGGTGGTGGACGAGAAGACCGCACGGCAGACCAGCGAGCAGCAGGCCGTCCAACTCTTCGAGCAGGCGTTCCGTGCCGAGCGCATCGGCGAGATCGAAGTTGGTCGATCATGA